A single window of Gammaproteobacteria bacterium DNA harbors:
- a CDS encoding alpha-D-glucose phosphate-specific phosphoglucomutase, which produces MSVRTVESTPFEEQKPGTSGLRKRVAVFRQAHYLENFIQALFNAIGGGEGKSLVVGGDGRYYNQEAIQIIIKIAAAQGVARLLVGRNGLLSTPAASNLIRKHKADGGIILSASHNPGGPEGDFGIKFNGPNGGPASEPVSEAIYRETRRIRAYRILEADDIALGKPADIMLDRTRIQIINPVTDYADLMETLFDFPRIRGMIEAGMFNICFDAMHAITGPYAYEILERRLGALPGTVINATPLSDFGGGHPDPNLTYAHELVEIMNRPTAPDLGAASDGDGDRNMILGRRFFVTPSDSIAILAANAHLVPGYRSGLAGVARSMPTSQALDRVAARFGIPCYETPTGWKFFGNLLDSGKITLCGEESFGSGSNHLREKDGVWAVLFWLNILAVRRQPVEQIVREHWAAFGRNFYTRHDYEQVESGIAAQMMDELRARITALAGKKIGDYQVAYGDDFSYKDPVDESVTERQGLRLGFTDGSRIVFRLSGTGTEGATLRIYIEKYVADPARHGEDTQVALKDLIDIANKLSGVLARTGRGGPTVIT; this is translated from the coding sequence ATGAGTGTCCGCACCGTCGAATCCACGCCCTTCGAGGAACAGAAACCCGGCACTTCCGGGTTGCGCAAGCGTGTCGCGGTGTTCCGCCAGGCGCACTACCTGGAAAACTTCATCCAGGCCCTGTTCAACGCCATCGGCGGCGGCGAGGGCAAGAGCCTGGTCGTGGGCGGCGACGGCCGCTATTACAACCAGGAGGCGATCCAGATCATCATCAAGATCGCGGCCGCCCAGGGTGTCGCGCGCCTGCTGGTGGGAAGGAACGGGCTGCTCTCGACCCCGGCCGCCTCGAACCTGATCCGCAAGCACAAGGCCGACGGCGGCATCATCCTCTCCGCCAGCCACAACCCCGGCGGACCCGAGGGCGATTTCGGCATCAAGTTCAACGGCCCCAACGGAGGGCCAGCCTCCGAGCCAGTCAGCGAGGCGATCTACCGCGAGACCCGGCGCATCCGCGCCTACCGCATCCTCGAAGCGGATGACATCGCGCTGGGCAAGCCGGCCGACATCATGCTGGACCGCACCCGCATCCAGATCATCAACCCGGTGACGGACTACGCCGACCTGATGGAGACGCTGTTCGATTTCCCGCGCATCCGCGGCATGATCGAGGCGGGGATGTTCAATATCTGCTTCGACGCCATGCACGCCATCACCGGTCCCTATGCCTACGAGATCCTCGAACGGCGGCTCGGCGCCCTGCCCGGCACGGTCATCAACGCGACGCCGCTGAGCGATTTCGGCGGCGGCCATCCCGACCCCAACCTGACCTACGCCCACGAGCTGGTGGAGATCATGAACCGGCCGACCGCGCCCGACCTCGGCGCCGCCTCGGACGGCGACGGTGATCGCAACATGATCCTGGGCAGGCGCTTCTTCGTCACGCCGAGCGACAGCATCGCGATCCTCGCCGCCAATGCGCACCTGGTGCCCGGCTACCGCTCCGGGCTCGCCGGCGTGGCGCGTTCAATGCCGACCAGCCAGGCGCTCGACCGCGTCGCGGCGCGCTTCGGGATCCCCTGTTACGAGACGCCGACCGGCTGGAAATTCTTCGGCAACCTGCTCGACAGCGGCAAGATCACCCTGTGCGGCGAGGAAAGCTTCGGCAGCGGCTCGAATCACCTGCGTGAAAAGGACGGCGTCTGGGCCGTGCTGTTCTGGCTCAATATCCTCGCGGTGCGACGCCAGCCGGTCGAGCAGATCGTGCGCGAGCACTGGGCCGCCTTCGGCCGCAATTTCTACACCCGCCACGACTATGAACAGGTCGAGTCCGGCATCGCCGCGCAGATGATGGATGAGCTGCGTGCCAGGATCACCGCCCTGGCGGGCAAGAAGATCGGCGACTACCAGGTCGCCTACGGCGACGACTTCAGCTACAAAGATCCGGTCGACGAATCGGTCACCGAACGCCAGGGGCTCCGCCTCGGCTTCACCGACGGCTCGCGCATCGTCTTCCGCCTGTCCGGCACCGGCACCGAAGGCGCCACACTGCGCATCTACATCGAGAAGTATGTCGCCGACCCCGCCCGCCACGGCGAGGACACGCAGGTGGCGCTGAAGGACCTGATCGACATCGCAAACAAGCTGTCCGGCGTGCTCGCGCGCACCGGCCGGGGAGGACCGACGGTGATCACGTGA
- the ppsA gene encoding phosphoenolpyruvate synthase: MRYIRRFSELHIEDVPLVGGKNASLGEMYNALSPHGVKVPDGFAITADGYRLFIEHNRLNQKIDEALDKLDTHDVKALAYTGAIIREWIMYSDIPDELAGEIAQAYQQLGAEYGANPDVAVRSSATAEDLPNASFAGQQDTYLNIRGLPHLLTTCRQVFGSLFTDRAISYRVDKGFSHRDIALSIGVQKMVRSDLGASGVIFTIDTETGFPDVVFITAAYGLGENVVQGKVNPDEFHVYKPMLERGKRPIIKRQLGDKAIKMIYTSDTAAGISTRNVRVQKEGRESFALTDDEVLQLARDAVVIERHYSAKAGRPMPMDIEWAKDGRTGELFIVQARPETVQALSDTRFHETYRLKSRGEVVVTGKSVGKKIASGRARVIFEAAQMSELQPGEVLVTDITDPDWEPVMKIAAAIVTNRGGRTCHAAIVARELGIPAVVGCGEATQLIGTGQEITVSCSEGDTGYVYAGRLEYETERVDLEADRRPRTKIMLNVGNPEQAFDSSRLPNDGVGLARLEFIINNSIRIHPRALLEYDSLDEETRHRIDAIVAGYPDRRTFYIERLAEGVGAIAAAFYPRPVIVRLSDFKSNEYASLIGGGSFEPEEENPMIGYRGAGRYHSDRFAPCFELECAAMKAVRETMGLDNVALMVPFVRTVREGADVLALLERHGLRRGDNGLKVYMMCEIPSNPLLADEFLRHFDGFSIGSNDLTQLTLGVDRDSGIVTGFDERDPAVLKLMEMAIEACHRHGKYVGICGQAPSDYPELTRWLVERGIDSISLNPDSVIPMTRVVLEMEAGKG, translated from the coding sequence ATGCGCTACATTCGCCGCTTCTCCGAACTGCACATCGAAGACGTGCCGCTGGTCGGCGGCAAGAATGCCTCGCTGGGCGAGATGTACAACGCCCTTTCCCCGCACGGGGTCAAGGTCCCGGACGGTTTCGCCATCACCGCGGACGGCTACCGCCTGTTCATCGAGCACAACCGGCTGAACCAGAAGATCGACGAGGCCCTCGACAAGCTCGACACCCATGACGTCAAGGCGCTGGCCTATACCGGCGCCATCATCCGCGAATGGATCATGTACAGCGACATCCCGGATGAACTGGCCGGCGAGATCGCGCAGGCCTATCAACAGCTCGGCGCGGAATACGGCGCCAACCCGGACGTCGCGGTGCGCAGTTCCGCCACCGCGGAGGACCTGCCCAATGCCTCCTTCGCCGGCCAGCAGGATACCTACCTGAACATCCGCGGCCTGCCCCATCTGCTCACCACCTGCCGGCAGGTGTTCGGCTCGCTGTTCACCGACCGCGCGATCTCCTACCGTGTCGACAAGGGCTTCTCCCACCGCGACATCGCGCTCTCCATCGGCGTGCAGAAGATGGTGCGTTCCGACCTCGGCGCCTCGGGGGTAATCTTCACCATCGACACCGAAACCGGTTTCCCCGACGTGGTGTTCATCACCGCCGCCTACGGCCTCGGCGAGAACGTGGTCCAGGGCAAGGTCAATCCCGATGAATTCCACGTCTACAAGCCGATGCTGGAACGGGGCAAGCGCCCGATCATCAAGCGCCAGTTGGGCGACAAGGCGATCAAGATGATCTACACCAGCGATACCGCCGCCGGCATCTCGACGCGCAACGTGCGCGTGCAGAAGGAGGGGCGCGAGTCCTTCGCCCTGACCGACGACGAGGTGCTGCAACTGGCGCGCGACGCCGTCGTGATCGAACGGCACTACTCGGCCAAGGCCGGCCGCCCCATGCCCATGGACATCGAGTGGGCCAAGGACGGACGCACCGGTGAACTCTTCATCGTGCAGGCGCGGCCGGAAACGGTGCAGGCGCTGTCCGACACGCGTTTCCATGAGACCTACCGGCTCAAGTCGCGCGGCGAGGTGGTGGTCACCGGTAAGAGCGTGGGCAAGAAGATCGCCTCCGGACGCGCGCGCGTGATTTTCGAGGCCGCGCAAATGAGCGAACTGCAGCCCGGCGAGGTGCTGGTCACGGACATCACCGACCCGGACTGGGAACCCGTCATGAAGATCGCGGCCGCCATCGTCACCAACCGCGGCGGCCGTACCTGCCATGCCGCCATCGTCGCGCGCGAACTCGGCATCCCGGCCGTGGTCGGCTGCGGCGAGGCGACCCAGCTGATCGGGACCGGACAGGAAATCACCGTGTCGTGCAGCGAGGGCGACACCGGCTACGTCTACGCCGGACGGCTGGAATATGAGACCGAGCGCGTCGACCTCGAGGCGGACCGGCGCCCGCGCACCAAGATCATGCTCAATGTCGGCAACCCGGAACAGGCCTTCGACAGCTCGCGCCTGCCGAACGACGGCGTCGGCCTGGCGCGGCTCGAATTCATCATCAACAACAGCATCCGCATCCACCCGCGCGCGCTGCTCGAATACGATTCCCTGGACGAGGAGACCCGCCACCGCATCGACGCCATCGTGGCCGGCTATCCGGATCGCCGGACGTTCTACATCGAACGCCTGGCCGAGGGCGTCGGCGCCATCGCGGCGGCGTTCTACCCCCGGCCGGTGATCGTGCGCCTGAGCGACTTCAAGTCAAACGAATACGCCTCGCTGATCGGCGGCGGGTCCTTCGAGCCGGAGGAGGAAAACCCGATGATCGGCTACCGCGGCGCCGGGCGCTACCATTCGGACCGGTTCGCCCCCTGTTTCGAACTGGAATGCGCGGCGATGAAGGCGGTGCGCGAGACGATGGGACTGGACAACGTGGCGCTGATGGTGCCCTTCGTGCGCACCGTGCGCGAGGGCGCGGACGTGCTCGCGTTGCTGGAGCGGCACGGGCTGCGGCGCGGGGATAACGGCCTCAAGGTCTACATGATGTGCGAGATTCCGTCCAATCCGCTGCTCGCCGACGAATTCCTGCGCCATTTCGACGGCTTCTCGATCGGCTCCAACGACCTGACCCAGCTGACCCTGGGCGTGGACCGCGACTCCGGCATCGTGACCGGCTTCGACGAACGCGATCCCGCGGTGCTGAAACTGATGGAGATGGCGATCGAGGCCTGTCACCGCCACGGGAAATACGTCGGCATCTGCGGCCAGGCGCCCTCGGACTACCCGGAACTGACGCGCTGGCTGGTCGAGCGCGGCATCGACTCGATCTCGCTCAACCCGGACAGCGTCATCCCGATGACGCGGGTGGTGCTGGAGATGGAAGCGGGCAAGGGCTGA
- the htpG gene encoding molecular chaperone HtpG, with product MTADVHKETLDFQAEAKQLLNLMIHSLYSNKEIFLRELISNASDACDKLRFEALTDEGLFEGDAALRVRVTWDREARTLTVADNGIGMSRQEVIDHIGTIAKSGTRQFFESLTGDQAGDMRLIGQFGVGFYSAFIVAERVTLTTRRAGLDPAHGVRWESAGEGSYTLETVPHAGRGTEIVLHLRPDEDEFLDDYRLRGIIRKYSDSVSLPVEMPVADKTGEWEAVNRAAALWARPRKDITAEEYNEFYKHVAHDFEEPLAHVHTQVEGTQSYITLLYIPKRAPFDLWDRERGHGIKLYVRRVFIMEDTERLMPNYLRFMRGVVDSDDLPLNVSREILQHNRQLDVIRSASVKKVLGLLKDMAESEPEKYRTFWAEFGRVMKEGPAEDFTNREQIAKLLRFTTTRGEGGTQDVSLDDYVGRMKPGQDRIYYITAESALAARNSPHLEIFRKKDIEVLLLSDRVDEWMLTGLTEYAGKPLQSVAKGELSLGGLEDAEEKRELDAVTGEFKDLGERMKGVLGDKVKEVRVTHRLTDSPSCLVVDQDDMGMSLRKLLEATGQKVPATPPILELNPGHPLVKTLNREQQGARFDDWAHLLYEQAMLSEGGQLEDPAAFVRRMNALLLQFAE from the coding sequence ATGACCGCCGATGTGCACAAGGAAACCCTGGATTTCCAGGCTGAAGCGAAACAGCTGCTCAATCTGATGATCCACTCCTTGTATTCGAACAAGGAGATATTTCTGCGCGAACTGATCTCCAATGCCTCCGACGCCTGCGACAAGCTGCGCTTCGAGGCGCTGACCGACGAGGGACTGTTCGAGGGAGACGCCGCGCTCAGGGTGCGCGTCACCTGGGACAGGGAGGCGCGCACCCTGACGGTGGCGGATAACGGCATCGGCATGAGCCGGCAGGAGGTGATCGACCATATCGGCACCATCGCCAAGTCCGGCACCCGGCAATTCTTCGAATCGCTCACCGGCGACCAGGCCGGCGACATGCGCCTGATCGGCCAGTTCGGCGTCGGTTTCTATTCCGCCTTCATCGTCGCGGAGCGCGTCACGTTGACGACGCGCCGCGCCGGCCTCGATCCCGCGCACGGCGTGCGCTGGGAGTCGGCCGGCGAGGGCAGCTATACCCTGGAGACGGTGCCGCATGCCGGTCGCGGGACCGAGATCGTACTGCACCTGCGCCCGGACGAGGACGAGTTCCTCGACGATTACCGGCTGCGGGGGATCATCCGCAAATATTCCGACAGCGTGTCGCTGCCCGTCGAGATGCCGGTGGCGGACAAGACAGGCGAATGGGAGGCGGTGAACCGCGCCGCCGCGCTGTGGGCGCGCCCGCGCAAGGACATCACCGCGGAGGAGTACAACGAGTTCTACAAGCACGTGGCGCACGATTTCGAGGAACCGCTCGCGCACGTGCATACCCAGGTCGAGGGGACGCAGTCGTACATCACCCTGCTGTACATCCCGAAGCGCGCGCCATTCGACCTGTGGGATCGCGAGCGCGGGCACGGCATCAAGCTCTACGTGCGGCGCGTGTTCATCATGGAGGACACCGAGCGCCTGATGCCGAACTACCTGCGTTTCATGCGCGGCGTGGTCGATTCCGATGATCTGCCCCTCAACGTCTCGCGCGAGATACTGCAGCACAACCGCCAGCTCGACGTGATCCGCAGCGCCTCGGTCAAGAAGGTGCTCGGCCTGCTCAAGGACATGGCGGAGAGCGAGCCGGAGAAATACCGCACGTTCTGGGCCGAGTTCGGCCGCGTGATGAAGGAAGGTCCGGCCGAGGATTTCACCAATCGCGAGCAGATCGCGAAACTGTTGCGCTTCACCACCACGCGCGGCGAGGGCGGAACGCAGGACGTCTCCCTCGACGACTACGTCGGGCGCATGAAGCCGGGCCAGGACAGGATCTATTACATCACCGCCGAGAGCGCCCTCGCCGCGCGCAACAGTCCGCACCTGGAGATCTTCCGCAAGAAGGACATCGAGGTGCTGCTGCTGTCCGACCGCGTCGACGAGTGGATGCTGACCGGCCTGACCGAATACGCGGGCAAGCCGCTGCAGTCTGTCGCCAAGGGCGAACTCTCGCTGGGCGGACTGGAGGACGCGGAGGAGAAGCGCGAGCTCGACGCGGTCACCGGCGAATTCAAGGATCTGGGCGAGCGCATGAAGGGGGTGCTCGGCGACAAGGTGAAGGAGGTACGCGTGACGCATCGCCTGACCGATTCGCCATCCTGCCTGGTGGTGGACCAGGACGACATGGGGATGAGTCTGCGCAAGCTGCTCGAGGCCACCGGGCAGAAGGTGCCGGCGACCCCGCCGATCCTGGAGCTCAATCCCGGTCACCCGCTGGTGAAGACGCTCAATCGTGAGCAGCAGGGCGCCCGCTTCGACGACTGGGCGCACCTGCTCTACGAGCAGGCGATGCTGAGCGAGGGCGGCCAGCTGGAGGATCCGGCCGCCTTCGTGCGCCGGATGAACGCGCTGTTGCTCCAATTTGCGGAGTGA